A genomic stretch from Candidatus Tectomicrobia bacterium includes:
- a CDS encoding cyclase family protein, translating into MARLIDLTAPLGHPDLCLVPTFPPVEFWRFHEHPTHGRQNSAVKMAIHQGTHLDAPNHFYADGATIDEMPLETFCGRAVKLDVRATTKPESPITREHIERSPGFDAKRLEGAIAVSWSGWSKRAIFTPDYFPRNPYLDQEACEFLCACGMKALCMDHPIDPGMRPGGTAQKGDSPGHRTVLGRGIPLIEHVVNLDSFLEREFEMFAFPLKLHRIEGAPARVVARVG; encoded by the coding sequence CTGGTCCCCACTTTCCCGCCCGTGGAGTTCTGGCGCTTCCACGAGCACCCGACCCACGGCCGGCAGAACAGCGCCGTGAAGATGGCCATCCACCAGGGCACCCACCTCGACGCGCCCAACCATTTCTACGCGGACGGCGCCACCATCGACGAGATGCCCCTCGAAACCTTCTGCGGCCGCGCGGTCAAGCTCGACGTCCGGGCCACGACGAAGCCCGAGAGCCCCATCACCCGGGAGCACATCGAGCGCTCCCCCGGTTTCGACGCGAAGCGCCTCGAGGGCGCCATCGCCGTGAGCTGGAGCGGGTGGTCCAAGCGGGCCATCTTCACCCCGGACTACTTCCCCCGGAACCCCTACCTCGACCAGGAGGCCTGCGAATTCCTCTGCGCGTGCGGCATGAAGGCGCTCTGCATGGACCACCCCATCGACCCCGGCATGCGGCCCGGCGGCACCGCCCAGAAGGGGGACTCCCCCGGCCACCGGACGGTGCTGGGGCGGGGCATCCCGCTCATCGAGCACGTCGTCAACCTGGACAGCTTCCTGGAGAGGGAGTTCGAGATGTTCGCCTTCCCCCTCAAGCTCCACCGCATCGAGGGCGCCCCCGCCCGGGTGGTGGCCCGGGTGGGGTGA